In Nilaparvata lugens isolate BPH chromosome 5, ASM1435652v1, whole genome shotgun sequence, the following proteins share a genomic window:
- the LOC111049600 gene encoding DNA topoisomerase 2-like isoform X1 has product MLRRLSRKFLKMDAFLSNGKAAGGDAGNKTPTGKIEKQYQKKSQLEHILLRPDTYIGSVEHHTEQMWVYDSEKNAMEKREITYVPGLFKIFDEILVNAADNKQRDPTMNTIKIEIKPEENVISIYNNGEGIPVVLHKEQKMYVPTMIFGHLLTSSNYNDEDDKVTGGRNGYGAKLCNIFSSSFIVETSSKEYKKSFRQKWADNMSKTSEPEIKEDDGDFTKVTFSPDLSKFKMDKLDKDIVDLMSRRAYDVAASTGGVKVFLNGKNLQIKTFKDYVDLYTKDKLDDDENPLKIVHERFGARWEVAVTLSDQGFQQISFVNSIATTKGGRHVDYVVNMIVKNIVATMKKKNRGGMDMKPFQIKNHLWVFINCLIVNPTFDSQTKENMTSQEKNFGSKCVLTDKFIAGVLKCGIVETLLVWAKTKEQEKLQKASGKKQTRLKGIPKLEDANDAGKKDSVHCTLILTEGDSAKTLAVSGLGVIGRDRYGVFPLRGKVLNVREASHKQILENAEINAIIKITGLQHKKKYETFEDMKTLRYGKIMIMTDQDQDGSHIKGLLINFLHFYWPSLLKMNFIEQFITPLIKATKKQNVLSFFSIPEFEEWKRGTDDWHTYKIKYYKGLGTSDSKEAKEYFSNMERHKIKFKYTGEECDKAIQMAFSKKQVEARKEWLTNWMVESKRRQELGLPEEYLYGKDTKVITYKEFINKELILFSHMDIERSIPSAVDGLKPGSRKVLFTCLKRNDKREIKVAQLAGSVAEQSAYHHGEVSLMSTIINLAQNYVGSNNINLLQPLGQFGTRLQGGKDAASPRYIFTMLNPLTRLIFHPDDDPLLKYLKDDNLRVEPQWYMPVIPMLLVNGAEGIGTGWMTKIPNHNPREIVANIKRMMQGEEPLPMKPWYKNFLGEIDPLGLEKFVVNGEVGIISDTRLEITELPVGTWTQNYKESVLEPMLHGADKTPACITEYKEYNTDATVKFVITMSADKLAQAENEGLHKFFKLQTLINITSMCAFDKDNCLKRYTSAIEVLKEFFPARMLYYEKRKDNMAGTLEAETRKLSNQARFICEKCDGTLVIENKKKKDMVAELIRRKFDPDPVKEWKMKKDREAALMDDDEEAAAAPGLSQTDDDGGEGDEEGEERQNTLDSNFDYLLGMAMWNLTKEKKDALIQKKDEKQQEYRILLAKTPQDLWVADLDTLIEKLDEYEAKERAEMLDIKVEGGKGAKGGAKKGGARNKNKVLVTDYLPSPIARRVAPVISDEFKKKVEKAAAAKENKGKSKARKKLGDEEVDEFDLMSEKNQVSLSDRIANTPAKKAAEKKPRAKKAENGEKKPRKPRGTKGSPKKKSKAAWESSSEDGGNSDDSDASEVLPVSPVRQTARRSVAPKKYNFDDDADDDDDDEDVLYDNDAAINGDEDAPVVENDLDDNASLNGNSSGNESIISDSDTGKAKSALMPAKKQRKPAEKKPKAAAEKKTASQVVKAFSDSDDSDNDFMKPSGKAGETSEDKFDSLIAGTKKKTTTDIFLSSSEDSSVAKPKAAKKAAEPKPKKAPAKRTKKAASGSDSDSPVKAKKPKKKAAKSAFGGDSSDEDFGFALSDDPPARTPATTGRARKQVKNNYGGDDDDESD; this is encoded by the exons AAAGTTTCTAAAAATGGACGCCTTTCTAAGCAATGGAAAGGCCGCTGGCGGCGACGCTGGCAATAAGACGCCGACAGGCAAAATTGAGAAGCAGTATCAGAAGAAATCACAGCTTGAGCACATTTTGCTCAGGCCTGATACATATATTG GTTCGGTTGAACACCACACGGAGCAGATGTGGGTCTATGACTCGGAGAAGAATGCGATGGAGAAGCGTGAGATCACCTACGTTCCCGGATTGTTCAAAATTTTTGATGAAATTCTCGTAAACGCTGCCGACAACAAGCAGCGAGACCCCACAATGAAcactatcaaaattgaaattaaacc GGAAGAAAATGTGATTTCGATCTACAACAACGGCGAGGGCATTCCGGTGGTGCTGCACAAGGAGCAGAAGATGTATGTGCCGACGATGATCTTCGGCCACCTGCTGACCAGCTCCAATTACAACGACGAAGACGACAAGGTGACCGGTGGTCGCAACGGCTACGGAGCCAAACTGTGCAATATTTTCAGCTCGTCGTTCATCGTCGAAACCAGCTCCAAGGAGTACAAGAAGAGCTTTCGACAG aaATGGGCCGACAACATGTCGAAAACTTCGGAGCCGGAAATCAAGGAAGATGACGGAGATTTCACGAAAGTGACATTTTCGCCGGATCTGTCCAAATTTAAGATGGATAAGTTGGACAAAGACATAGTCGATCTGATGTCAAGGAGAGCCTACGACGTTGCCGCGTCGACTGGCGGCGTTAAAGTGTTTCTCAACGGCAAAAATCTTCAG attaAAACGTTCAAAGATTATGTTGATCTATATACGAAGGATAAATTAGATGATGATGAGAATCCTCTGAAGATAGTCCACGAGAGATTTGGCGCCCGCTGGGAAGTAGCCGTCACATTATCCGACCAAGGATTCCAGCAGATCTCCTTCGTGAATAGCATAGCCACAACAAAG GGTGGCCGCCACGTGGACTATGTAGTGAACATGATCGTTAAGAACATAGTGGCgacaatgaagaagaaaaacaggGGCGGCATGGACATGAAGCCGTTCCAGATCAAGAACCATCTGTGGGTGTTCATCAACTGCCTCATCGTCAACCCGACGTTCGACTCTCAAACTAAAGAGAACATGACGTCACAGGAGAAGAACTTCGGCTCCAAGTGTGTGCTCACCGACAAGTTCATTGCGGGCGTGCTTAAATGTGGCATTGTCGAAACGCTACTGGTCTGGGCCAAAACCAAGGAGCAGGAGAAACTGCAGAAGGCGTCGGGCAAGAAGCAGACGCGGCTGAAGGGCATTCCGAAGCTGGAGGATGCCAACGACGCCGGCAAGAAGGACTCTGTCCACTGCACGCTGATCCTGACCGAGGGAGATTCGGCCAAGACGCTGGCTGTGTCCGGGCTGGGCGTTATCGGCCGTGATCGCTACGGCGTCTTTCCGCTCAGGGGTAAAGTGCTCAACGTCAGAGAGGCCAGTCACAAGCAG ATTTTAGAAAATGCTGAAATCAAcgcaataataaaaattactgGTTTGCAACACAAGAAGAAGTATGAAACTTTTGAAGACATGAAAACGTTgagatatggaaaaataatGATCATGACTGATCAGGATCAG GACGGTTCTCACATTAAAGGTTTGCTAATCAACTTCCTGCATTTCTATTGGCCGTCTCTGctgaaaatgaatttcatcGAACAGTTCATCACCCCGTTGATAAAAGCGACAAAGAAGCAGAATGTTCTCTCGTTCTTTTCGATTCCCGAATTTGAGGAGTGGAAGCGAGGAACGGATGACTGGCACACCTACAAGATCAAATACTACAAAG GTTTGGGAACCTCCGATTCAAAGGAGGCTAAAGAATATTTCTCGAACATGGAAAGGCACAAAATCAAATTCAAGTACACTGGAGAGGAATGTGACAAAGCTATTCAGATG GCGTTCAGTAAGAAACAAGTGGAAGCGAGAAAAGAATGGCTGACCAACTGGATGGTGGAAAGCAAACGCCGACAAGAACTCGGTTTGCCCGAAGAGTATCTGTACGGCAAAGATACGAAGGTCATCACCTACAAAGAGTTCATCAACAAGGAGCTCATCCTCTTCAGTCACATGGACATTGAACGGTCCATTCCCAGTGCTGTCGATGGCCTCAAACCTGGCTCAAGAAAG GTGCTGTTCACATGCCTGAAGCGCAACGACAAGCGTGAGATCAAGGTGGCCCAGCTGGCCGGGTCGGTGGCCGAGCAGTCGGCCTACCACCACGGTGAGGTGTCACTGATGTCGACCATCATCAACCTGGCGCAAAACTACGTGGGCAGCAACAACATCAACCTGTTGCAGCCGCTCGGTCAGTTCGGCACGCGACTGCAGGGCGGCAAGGACGCCGCAAGTCCGCGTTACATCTTCACCATGCTCAATCCGCTCACGCGACTCATCTTCCACCCGGACGACGATCCGCTGCTCAAGTACCTCAAGGACGACAACCTCAGGGTCGAGCCGCAATG GTATATGCCGGTGATACCGATGCTGCTAGTGAACGGCGCCGAAGGCATAGGTACTGGCTGGATGACGAAGATCCCGAACCACAATCCGCGCGAAATCGTTGCCAACATCAAGCGCATGATGCAGGGCGAGGAGCCGCTGCCGATGAAGCCGTGGTACAAGAACTTTCTGGGCGAAATCGATCCGCTCGGCTTGGAGAAGTTTGTGGTGAACGGCGAGGTGGGCATCATCAGCGACACTCGGCTTGAGATCACAGAGCTGCCGGTCGGCACCTGGACGCAGAACTACAAGGAGTCGGTGCTCGAGCCGATGCTGCATGGTGCCGACAAGACGCCAGCTTGTATCAC TGAATACAAGGAGTACAACACAGACGCCACAGTAAAGTTTGTCATCACAATGTCAGCTGATAAGCTCGCGCAAGCTGAAAATGAAGGCCTGCACAAGTTTTTCAAGCTGCAAACACTCATCAACATCACATCTATG tGTGCGTTTGACAAAGACAACTGTTTGAAGAGATACACCTCGGCGATTGAAGTGCTGAAGGAATTTTTCCCCGCAAGGATGTTGTACTACGAGAAGAGGAAAGACAATATGGCCGGCACTCTCGAAGCCGAAACTAGAAAATTGTCCAACCAGGCAAG GTTCATCTGTGAGAAGTGCGATGGCACACTGGTCAttgagaacaagaagaagaaggatatggTGGCCGAATTGATTCGCAGGAAATTCGACCCGGATCCAGTCAAAGAATGGAAGATGAAGAAAGACAGAGAAGCTGCTCTG ATGGATGATGAT gagGAGGCAGCAGCGGCTCCCGGCTTGTCGCAGActgatgatgatggtggtgaAGGGGATGAAGAAGGGGAGGAGCGACAGAACACCCTGGACAGTAACTTCGACTACCTGCTCGGCATGGCAATGTGGAACCTCAccaaggagaagaaggatgcgCTCATTCAGAAGAAGGACGAGAAGCAGCAGGAGTACCGTATCCTGCTGGCAAAGACCCCGCAGGACCTGTGGGTGGCCGATCTCGATACGCTCATCGAAAAG CTGGACGAATACGAGGCAAAGGAGCGTGCCGAAATGCTGGACATCAAGGTGGAGGGCGGAAAGGGTGCAAAGGGTGGGGCCAAGAAGGGCGGGGCCAGGAACAAGAACAAGGTGTTGGTCACTGACTACCTGCCGTCGCCGATCGCCCGCCGTGTCGCGCCAGTCATCTCCGACGAGttcaagaagaaggtggagaaagCAGCTGCTGCTAAAGAGAACAAGGGCAAATCCAAAGCG AGAAAGAAGTTGGGAGACGAGGAGGTGGACGAATTCGACTTGATGAGTGAGAAGAACCAGGTGTCACTGTCGGATCGAATAGCCAACACGCCGGCGAAGAAGGCTGCCGAGAAGAAGCCACGTGCTAAGAAGGCCGAGAACGGCGAGAAGAAGCCGAGGAAGCCGCGAGGCACCAAGGGCAGTCCGAAGAAGAAGAGCAAAGCGGCGTGGGAAAGTAGTAGTGAGGATGGGGGCAACAGCGATGACTCTGATGCTAGCGAGGTGCTGCCCGTGTCACCTGTACGCCAGACGGCTAGGAGATCAG TTGCcccaaaaaaatacaattttgatgATGACgctgacgatgatgatgatgatgaggatgtgCTCTATGACAACGATGCTGCCATCAACGGTGATGAGGATGCGCCAGTCGTCGAAAATGATCTCGATGACAATGCAAGCCTTAA CGGTAACTCGTCTGGCAACGAGTCGATAATCTCGGACAGTGATACGGGAAAAGCTAAGTCCGCGTTGATGCCGGCCAAGAAACAGCGCAAGCCGGCCGAGAAAAAGCCGAAGGCGGCCGCTGAAAAGAAAACGGCCTCGCAGGTGGTGAAGGCGTTCTCTGATTCGGATGACTCGGACAACGACTTCATGAAGCCATCGGGTAAAGCCGGCGAAACCTCTGAAGACAAATTCGACTCGCTGATTGCCGGCACTAAGAAGAAGACAACGACTGATATATTTTTGTCGTCCAGCGAGGATTCCTCTGTGGCTAAAC
- the LOC111049600 gene encoding DNA topoisomerase 2-like isoform X2, with product MLRRLSRKFLKMDAFLSNGKAAGGDAGNKTPTGKIEKQYQKKSQLEHILLRPDTYIGSVEHHTEQMWVYDSEKNAMEKREITYVPGLFKIFDEILVNAADNKQRDPTMNTIKIEIKPEENVISIYNNGEGIPVVLHKEQKMYVPTMIFGHLLTSSNYNDEDDKVTGGRNGYGAKLCNIFSSSFIVETSSKEYKKSFRQKWADNMSKTSEPEIKEDDGDFTKVTFSPDLSKFKMDKLDKDIVDLMSRRAYDVAASTGGVKVFLNGKNLQIKTFKDYVDLYTKDKLDDDENPLKIVHERFGARWEVAVTLSDQGFQQISFVNSIATTKGGRHVDYVVNMIVKNIVATMKKKNRGGMDMKPFQIKNHLWVFINCLIVNPTFDSQTKENMTSQEKNFGSKCVLTDKFIAGVLKCGIVETLLVWAKTKEQEKLQKASGKKQTRLKGIPKLEDANDAGKKDSVHCTLILTEGDSAKTLAVSGLGVIGRDRYGVFPLRGKVLNVREASHKQILENAEINAIIKITGLQHKKKYETFEDMKTLRYGKIMIMTDQDQDGSHIKGLLINFLHFYWPSLLKMNFIEQFITPLIKATKKQNVLSFFSIPEFEEWKRGTDDWHTYKIKYYKGLGTSDSKEAKEYFSNMERHKIKFKYTGEECDKAIQMAFSKKQVEARKEWLTNWMVESKRRQELGLPEEYLYGKDTKVITYKEFINKELILFSHMDIERSIPSAVDGLKPGSRKVLFTCLKRNDKREIKVAQLAGSVAEQSAYHHGEVSLMSTIINLAQNYVGSNNINLLQPLGQFGTRLQGGKDAASPRYIFTMLNPLTRLIFHPDDDPLLKYLKDDNLRVEPQWYMPVIPMLLVNGAEGIGTGWMTKIPNHNPREIVANIKRMMQGEEPLPMKPWYKNFLGEIDPLGLEKFVVNGEVGIISDTRLEITELPVGTWTQNYKESVLEPMLHGADKTPACITEYKEYNTDATVKFVITMSADKLAQAENEGLHKFFKLQTLINITSMCAFDKDNCLKRYTSAIEVLKEFFPARMLYYEKRKDNMAGTLEAETRKLSNQARFICEKCDGTLVIENKKKKDMVAELIRRKFDPDPVKEWKMKKDREAALEEAAAAPGLSQTDDDGGEGDEEGEERQNTLDSNFDYLLGMAMWNLTKEKKDALIQKKDEKQQEYRILLAKTPQDLWVADLDTLIEKLDEYEAKERAEMLDIKVEGGKGAKGGAKKGGARNKNKVLVTDYLPSPIARRVAPVISDEFKKKVEKAAAAKENKGKSKARKKLGDEEVDEFDLMSEKNQVSLSDRIANTPAKKAAEKKPRAKKAENGEKKPRKPRGTKGSPKKKSKAAWESSSEDGGNSDDSDASEVLPVSPVRQTARRSVAPKKYNFDDDADDDDDDEDVLYDNDAAINGDEDAPVVENDLDDNASLNGNSSGNESIISDSDTGKAKSALMPAKKQRKPAEKKPKAAAEKKTASQVVKAFSDSDDSDNDFMKPSGKAGETSEDKFDSLIAGTKKKTTTDIFLSSSEDSSVAKPKAAKKAAEPKPKKAPAKRTKKAASGSDSDSPVKAKKPKKKAAKSAFGGDSSDEDFGFALSDDPPARTPATTGRARKQVKNNYGGDDDDESD from the exons AAAGTTTCTAAAAATGGACGCCTTTCTAAGCAATGGAAAGGCCGCTGGCGGCGACGCTGGCAATAAGACGCCGACAGGCAAAATTGAGAAGCAGTATCAGAAGAAATCACAGCTTGAGCACATTTTGCTCAGGCCTGATACATATATTG GTTCGGTTGAACACCACACGGAGCAGATGTGGGTCTATGACTCGGAGAAGAATGCGATGGAGAAGCGTGAGATCACCTACGTTCCCGGATTGTTCAAAATTTTTGATGAAATTCTCGTAAACGCTGCCGACAACAAGCAGCGAGACCCCACAATGAAcactatcaaaattgaaattaaacc GGAAGAAAATGTGATTTCGATCTACAACAACGGCGAGGGCATTCCGGTGGTGCTGCACAAGGAGCAGAAGATGTATGTGCCGACGATGATCTTCGGCCACCTGCTGACCAGCTCCAATTACAACGACGAAGACGACAAGGTGACCGGTGGTCGCAACGGCTACGGAGCCAAACTGTGCAATATTTTCAGCTCGTCGTTCATCGTCGAAACCAGCTCCAAGGAGTACAAGAAGAGCTTTCGACAG aaATGGGCCGACAACATGTCGAAAACTTCGGAGCCGGAAATCAAGGAAGATGACGGAGATTTCACGAAAGTGACATTTTCGCCGGATCTGTCCAAATTTAAGATGGATAAGTTGGACAAAGACATAGTCGATCTGATGTCAAGGAGAGCCTACGACGTTGCCGCGTCGACTGGCGGCGTTAAAGTGTTTCTCAACGGCAAAAATCTTCAG attaAAACGTTCAAAGATTATGTTGATCTATATACGAAGGATAAATTAGATGATGATGAGAATCCTCTGAAGATAGTCCACGAGAGATTTGGCGCCCGCTGGGAAGTAGCCGTCACATTATCCGACCAAGGATTCCAGCAGATCTCCTTCGTGAATAGCATAGCCACAACAAAG GGTGGCCGCCACGTGGACTATGTAGTGAACATGATCGTTAAGAACATAGTGGCgacaatgaagaagaaaaacaggGGCGGCATGGACATGAAGCCGTTCCAGATCAAGAACCATCTGTGGGTGTTCATCAACTGCCTCATCGTCAACCCGACGTTCGACTCTCAAACTAAAGAGAACATGACGTCACAGGAGAAGAACTTCGGCTCCAAGTGTGTGCTCACCGACAAGTTCATTGCGGGCGTGCTTAAATGTGGCATTGTCGAAACGCTACTGGTCTGGGCCAAAACCAAGGAGCAGGAGAAACTGCAGAAGGCGTCGGGCAAGAAGCAGACGCGGCTGAAGGGCATTCCGAAGCTGGAGGATGCCAACGACGCCGGCAAGAAGGACTCTGTCCACTGCACGCTGATCCTGACCGAGGGAGATTCGGCCAAGACGCTGGCTGTGTCCGGGCTGGGCGTTATCGGCCGTGATCGCTACGGCGTCTTTCCGCTCAGGGGTAAAGTGCTCAACGTCAGAGAGGCCAGTCACAAGCAG ATTTTAGAAAATGCTGAAATCAAcgcaataataaaaattactgGTTTGCAACACAAGAAGAAGTATGAAACTTTTGAAGACATGAAAACGTTgagatatggaaaaataatGATCATGACTGATCAGGATCAG GACGGTTCTCACATTAAAGGTTTGCTAATCAACTTCCTGCATTTCTATTGGCCGTCTCTGctgaaaatgaatttcatcGAACAGTTCATCACCCCGTTGATAAAAGCGACAAAGAAGCAGAATGTTCTCTCGTTCTTTTCGATTCCCGAATTTGAGGAGTGGAAGCGAGGAACGGATGACTGGCACACCTACAAGATCAAATACTACAAAG GTTTGGGAACCTCCGATTCAAAGGAGGCTAAAGAATATTTCTCGAACATGGAAAGGCACAAAATCAAATTCAAGTACACTGGAGAGGAATGTGACAAAGCTATTCAGATG GCGTTCAGTAAGAAACAAGTGGAAGCGAGAAAAGAATGGCTGACCAACTGGATGGTGGAAAGCAAACGCCGACAAGAACTCGGTTTGCCCGAAGAGTATCTGTACGGCAAAGATACGAAGGTCATCACCTACAAAGAGTTCATCAACAAGGAGCTCATCCTCTTCAGTCACATGGACATTGAACGGTCCATTCCCAGTGCTGTCGATGGCCTCAAACCTGGCTCAAGAAAG GTGCTGTTCACATGCCTGAAGCGCAACGACAAGCGTGAGATCAAGGTGGCCCAGCTGGCCGGGTCGGTGGCCGAGCAGTCGGCCTACCACCACGGTGAGGTGTCACTGATGTCGACCATCATCAACCTGGCGCAAAACTACGTGGGCAGCAACAACATCAACCTGTTGCAGCCGCTCGGTCAGTTCGGCACGCGACTGCAGGGCGGCAAGGACGCCGCAAGTCCGCGTTACATCTTCACCATGCTCAATCCGCTCACGCGACTCATCTTCCACCCGGACGACGATCCGCTGCTCAAGTACCTCAAGGACGACAACCTCAGGGTCGAGCCGCAATG GTATATGCCGGTGATACCGATGCTGCTAGTGAACGGCGCCGAAGGCATAGGTACTGGCTGGATGACGAAGATCCCGAACCACAATCCGCGCGAAATCGTTGCCAACATCAAGCGCATGATGCAGGGCGAGGAGCCGCTGCCGATGAAGCCGTGGTACAAGAACTTTCTGGGCGAAATCGATCCGCTCGGCTTGGAGAAGTTTGTGGTGAACGGCGAGGTGGGCATCATCAGCGACACTCGGCTTGAGATCACAGAGCTGCCGGTCGGCACCTGGACGCAGAACTACAAGGAGTCGGTGCTCGAGCCGATGCTGCATGGTGCCGACAAGACGCCAGCTTGTATCAC TGAATACAAGGAGTACAACACAGACGCCACAGTAAAGTTTGTCATCACAATGTCAGCTGATAAGCTCGCGCAAGCTGAAAATGAAGGCCTGCACAAGTTTTTCAAGCTGCAAACACTCATCAACATCACATCTATG tGTGCGTTTGACAAAGACAACTGTTTGAAGAGATACACCTCGGCGATTGAAGTGCTGAAGGAATTTTTCCCCGCAAGGATGTTGTACTACGAGAAGAGGAAAGACAATATGGCCGGCACTCTCGAAGCCGAAACTAGAAAATTGTCCAACCAGGCAAG GTTCATCTGTGAGAAGTGCGATGGCACACTGGTCAttgagaacaagaagaagaaggatatggTGGCCGAATTGATTCGCAGGAAATTCGACCCGGATCCAGTCAAAGAATGGAAGATGAAGAAAGACAGAGAAGCTGCTCTG gagGAGGCAGCAGCGGCTCCCGGCTTGTCGCAGActgatgatgatggtggtgaAGGGGATGAAGAAGGGGAGGAGCGACAGAACACCCTGGACAGTAACTTCGACTACCTGCTCGGCATGGCAATGTGGAACCTCAccaaggagaagaaggatgcgCTCATTCAGAAGAAGGACGAGAAGCAGCAGGAGTACCGTATCCTGCTGGCAAAGACCCCGCAGGACCTGTGGGTGGCCGATCTCGATACGCTCATCGAAAAG CTGGACGAATACGAGGCAAAGGAGCGTGCCGAAATGCTGGACATCAAGGTGGAGGGCGGAAAGGGTGCAAAGGGTGGGGCCAAGAAGGGCGGGGCCAGGAACAAGAACAAGGTGTTGGTCACTGACTACCTGCCGTCGCCGATCGCCCGCCGTGTCGCGCCAGTCATCTCCGACGAGttcaagaagaaggtggagaaagCAGCTGCTGCTAAAGAGAACAAGGGCAAATCCAAAGCG AGAAAGAAGTTGGGAGACGAGGAGGTGGACGAATTCGACTTGATGAGTGAGAAGAACCAGGTGTCACTGTCGGATCGAATAGCCAACACGCCGGCGAAGAAGGCTGCCGAGAAGAAGCCACGTGCTAAGAAGGCCGAGAACGGCGAGAAGAAGCCGAGGAAGCCGCGAGGCACCAAGGGCAGTCCGAAGAAGAAGAGCAAAGCGGCGTGGGAAAGTAGTAGTGAGGATGGGGGCAACAGCGATGACTCTGATGCTAGCGAGGTGCTGCCCGTGTCACCTGTACGCCAGACGGCTAGGAGATCAG TTGCcccaaaaaaatacaattttgatgATGACgctgacgatgatgatgatgatgaggatgtgCTCTATGACAACGATGCTGCCATCAACGGTGATGAGGATGCGCCAGTCGTCGAAAATGATCTCGATGACAATGCAAGCCTTAA CGGTAACTCGTCTGGCAACGAGTCGATAATCTCGGACAGTGATACGGGAAAAGCTAAGTCCGCGTTGATGCCGGCCAAGAAACAGCGCAAGCCGGCCGAGAAAAAGCCGAAGGCGGCCGCTGAAAAGAAAACGGCCTCGCAGGTGGTGAAGGCGTTCTCTGATTCGGATGACTCGGACAACGACTTCATGAAGCCATCGGGTAAAGCCGGCGAAACCTCTGAAGACAAATTCGACTCGCTGATTGCCGGCACTAAGAAGAAGACAACGACTGATATATTTTTGTCGTCCAGCGAGGATTCCTCTGTGGCTAAAC